From Synoicihabitans lomoniglobus, the proteins below share one genomic window:
- the ompR gene encoding two-component system response regulator OmpR, giving the protein MESAPKILIVEDDDRTRSLLERYLKEQGFAVVSLPNGRRLDETLAAQPIKMMILDLMLPGEDGISICRRLRGKGEMVPIIILTAKGDEIDRVVGLEIGADDYVPKPFSPRELVARINAVLRRGRSTPVHGAPSVIPQVVQFGRCSLNLSTREFTRADERLVMTTGEFAVLEALARNPHVPLSRDQLMDLSRGKEHGAYDRSMDVQISRVRRLVEEDSSKPRYIQTVWGFGYVFVPDGPDKI; this is encoded by the coding sequence ATGGAGTCAGCACCGAAGATACTTATAGTCGAAGATGACGATCGGACACGATCATTGCTGGAGCGCTACCTGAAGGAACAAGGATTTGCGGTCGTATCACTGCCGAACGGACGCCGCCTCGACGAGACCCTGGCCGCGCAACCCATCAAGATGATGATACTCGACTTGATGCTGCCGGGTGAGGATGGGATTTCCATCTGCCGGAGGTTGCGTGGAAAGGGAGAAATGGTGCCAATCATCATCCTCACGGCCAAAGGCGACGAAATCGATCGGGTGGTTGGGTTGGAAATTGGGGCCGACGACTATGTTCCGAAACCCTTCAGCCCTCGCGAATTGGTGGCCCGCATTAATGCAGTGTTGCGGCGAGGACGATCTACCCCTGTCCATGGCGCGCCCTCAGTGATTCCGCAGGTGGTGCAATTCGGTCGATGCTCGCTCAATCTCAGCACTCGCGAGTTCACCCGTGCCGATGAGCGTCTCGTCATGACCACCGGCGAATTCGCAGTGCTCGAAGCACTCGCGAGAAATCCCCATGTGCCGCTTTCCCGCGACCAGCTCATGGATCTCTCTCGTGGCAAGGAGCACGGCGCCTACGACCGCAGCATGGACGTGCAGATCTCGCGCGTGCGCCGTTTGGTCGAGGAGGATTCCTCGAAGCCGCGCTACATCCAAACCGTATGGGGCTTCGGCTACGTGTTTGTGCCCGACGGTCCGGACAAAATATGA
- a CDS encoding PQQ-binding-like beta-propeller repeat protein, giving the protein MSSRPRCFLFLLLCTGTVAAASHTTWSVQTLGPIRGSAVIEGDSIYFGSADGNLYAADPANGELRWKFETGGPIAGAPAVAGNTVVVAGRGETVHALQAHDGTPLWSFTMQPTLPTPTGWNYFTATPVIDGEQVLVGSGDGHLYALDLTTGALRWKFKTGDSLRATPLVVDGVVYQPSGDDHIYALAATDGTLQWKFATEGVDLDLSQGFIRSDIFTRPIVQDGLLIVGCRDGKVYAIDIATHAKVWDFSYGSTWAMSTTVADATVYVGWSTNNKVNALDLATGKLKWEAEAPAHTYTTGVILDDQIYWGCADGKLYGYNRTEGTLEWSYDTGADIYASAVYAHDRFFVGGDDGRLRAITARGPDTSKAVYLPAVVPDSIKGFVVDPTLVPYLTARGYTRLDSAAALTDWIATHTADTAPSVVVFGFAQIPTDLMGADPATGPLRAYLAAGGKVVWPWGMANKFTFDEQGAFDAYNPTTAGELLDVSFLGFEDSGNYYARPTQTGRNWGLPAWLKTTFASLQPGSYDDVTPLAFDEYGRVSAFLKSFHPRPASGWVSFSPTGFGVPLREAELATLARVAAYGLE; this is encoded by the coding sequence ATGTCTTCTCGCCCCCGTTGCTTCCTCTTCCTGCTTCTCTGCACCGGCACGGTTGCCGCGGCATCTCACACCACATGGTCCGTGCAAACGCTCGGTCCCATTCGGGGTTCCGCCGTCATTGAGGGCGATTCCATCTACTTTGGCAGTGCCGATGGAAATCTCTACGCCGCCGATCCGGCCAATGGCGAATTGCGCTGGAAATTCGAAACCGGCGGACCGATCGCGGGCGCGCCAGCCGTCGCGGGCAACACCGTCGTTGTCGCGGGGCGCGGCGAAACGGTTCACGCCCTCCAGGCCCACGACGGCACCCCGCTCTGGTCGTTTACCATGCAACCCACTTTGCCTACGCCAACGGGCTGGAACTACTTCACCGCTACTCCCGTGATCGATGGCGAGCAAGTGCTGGTCGGGTCGGGCGATGGACATCTCTATGCCCTCGATCTCACCACCGGCGCACTGCGGTGGAAATTCAAAACCGGCGACTCCCTTCGCGCCACCCCACTCGTCGTCGACGGCGTGGTGTATCAGCCCAGTGGTGACGACCACATCTATGCGCTGGCCGCCACCGACGGCACCTTGCAATGGAAATTTGCCACCGAGGGCGTCGACCTCGACCTGAGCCAGGGTTTCATCCGCAGCGACATTTTCACCCGTCCGATCGTGCAGGATGGTCTGCTCATTGTCGGTTGCCGTGACGGCAAAGTCTACGCGATCGACATCGCCACGCACGCCAAGGTCTGGGACTTCAGCTACGGCTCGACTTGGGCCATGTCGACCACGGTCGCCGACGCCACCGTCTATGTCGGCTGGTCGACCAACAACAAGGTCAACGCCCTCGACCTCGCCACCGGAAAACTCAAATGGGAAGCCGAAGCCCCGGCCCACACCTACACGACCGGCGTGATTCTGGACGACCAGATCTACTGGGGCTGCGCCGATGGCAAACTCTACGGCTACAACCGCACCGAAGGAACCTTGGAATGGTCCTACGATACCGGAGCGGATATCTACGCGTCGGCGGTTTACGCCCACGATCGATTCTTTGTCGGGGGCGACGACGGAAGACTGCGCGCCATCACGGCCCGCGGGCCTGACACCAGCAAAGCGGTCTATCTGCCCGCCGTTGTCCCCGACTCCATCAAAGGCTTCGTCGTCGACCCCACCCTCGTGCCCTACCTCACCGCGCGCGGTTACACCCGCCTCGACTCCGCCGCCGCGCTCACCGACTGGATCGCCACACACACGGCAGACACCGCGCCCAGCGTGGTGGTGTTTGGGTTCGCTCAGATCCCGACCGACCTCATGGGCGCCGACCCCGCCACCGGCCCATTGCGCGCCTACCTCGCGGCGGGCGGCAAAGTGGTGTGGCCATGGGGTATGGCCAACAAATTCACCTTCGACGAACAAGGTGCCTTCGACGCCTACAATCCCACGACCGCCGGCGAACTGCTCGACGTCTCCTTTTTGGGATTCGAGGACTCCGGCAACTACTACGCCCGGCCCACGCAGACCGGCCGCAACTGGGGCCTGCCCGCGTGGTTGAAAACCACCTTCGCGTCGCTGCAACCCGGCAGTTACGACGACGTCACGCCGCTCGCCTTCGACGAATACGGCCGCGTCAGCGCCTTCCTCAAATCGTTCCACCCGCGCCCCGCCTCGGGCTGGGTATCGTTCAGCCCAACTGGTTTCGGCGTCCCCCTGCGGGAAGCCGAACTCGCCACCCTCGCACGCGTCGCCGCCTACGGATTGGAGTAA
- a CDS encoding ArnT family glycosyltransferase, which translates to MNPSSVVSIRGALAPAFVALVLFRLVYAWWGPLELVGDEAYYWDWSRRLAWGYYSKPPMVAWLIAGATSLGGDHVAVIRTLAVLFTSGSLVFAYLLATELFDERVARWFLTTLALVPAALAQNLIFTIDAPLLFFWSAALWGFARWLRARSRRGQNIWGLALALCVGAGLLTKQMMAVFPLLALIYLGSSTTHRNRLREWRIWGIFALGFSAWIPVAVWNIRHSWVLVSHTAHHFEFYPFSVVAAVRRFTAFVGGEVALMGFVVGLLGVAALLTAIARFWRRELNDAERLLFWFSVPALLVMAFLTFRQRINLNWPLVYLPSLLLLTVHWSLPNTQGQRRLKIGRWLRPGLIFSAALSVVAYAYPAIVRGVDLGGSRLDPTARLRGWQELATEVEPWRERMRDEFGEPGFVLTSGHRYVTSQMAFYLAGQPRVLRWPTVPGATESQYEVWGGLDDYQGQPALIIHQLDKHGPELPAALRSAFESIEPRHTVAVSLGGGHVRRYQLFFGHHFLGAAHEG; encoded by the coding sequence ATGAACCCATCGTCCGTCGTTTCGATCCGAGGTGCGTTAGCGCCAGCCTTCGTGGCATTGGTCTTGTTTCGCCTGGTCTATGCCTGGTGGGGCCCCCTCGAACTGGTGGGGGACGAGGCCTACTACTGGGACTGGAGTCGCCGGCTTGCTTGGGGATACTACAGCAAACCGCCGATGGTGGCGTGGCTCATCGCGGGCGCGACGAGCCTGGGGGGAGACCACGTCGCAGTGATTCGCACGTTGGCGGTGTTGTTCACCTCCGGTTCGCTGGTTTTCGCCTACCTGCTCGCCACCGAACTCTTTGATGAGCGCGTCGCCCGGTGGTTTCTGACCACGCTGGCATTGGTCCCGGCAGCGCTGGCACAGAATCTGATTTTTACCATCGATGCGCCGCTCCTGTTTTTTTGGAGCGCGGCACTGTGGGGTTTCGCCCGCTGGCTTCGCGCGCGCAGCCGCCGGGGCCAGAACATCTGGGGACTCGCACTCGCCCTGTGCGTGGGGGCCGGATTGCTGACCAAGCAGATGATGGCGGTTTTCCCACTCCTTGCCTTGATCTATCTGGGGAGTAGCACCACGCATCGAAATCGTCTGCGGGAATGGAGGATCTGGGGCATTTTCGCGCTGGGATTCAGCGCCTGGATTCCGGTGGCGGTTTGGAATATTCGACACAGTTGGGTGTTGGTGAGCCATACCGCCCATCACTTTGAGTTCTATCCGTTTTCGGTGGTAGCCGCCGTTCGTCGGTTCACAGCGTTCGTCGGCGGAGAAGTCGCCCTCATGGGTTTTGTCGTCGGCCTGTTGGGCGTTGCAGCCTTGCTCACTGCGATTGCGCGATTTTGGCGGCGCGAGCTCAACGACGCGGAACGGCTGCTGTTTTGGTTCAGCGTGCCGGCTCTGCTCGTCATGGCTTTTCTGACGTTTCGCCAGCGCATCAACCTGAACTGGCCACTGGTCTATCTCCCGTCACTGCTCCTATTGACCGTGCACTGGTCTCTGCCCAACACGCAGGGCCAGCGCCGTTTGAAGATCGGTCGATGGCTGCGCCCGGGGCTCATTTTTTCCGCCGCACTCTCGGTGGTGGCGTATGCCTATCCGGCAATCGTGCGGGGGGTGGATCTGGGTGGTAGTCGCCTCGATCCCACCGCCCGGCTGCGGGGGTGGCAGGAACTTGCGACCGAGGTTGAGCCTTGGCGTGAGCGCATGCGTGACGAATTTGGCGAACCCGGTTTCGTGCTTACTTCCGGGCACCGCTACGTGACCAGCCAGATGGCGTTTTACCTGGCGGGCCAACCGCGGGTGTTGCGATGGCCGACGGTTCCCGGAGCGACCGAGTCACAGTATGAAGTTTGGGGCGGGCTCGATGACTATCAGGGCCAACCCGCCTTGATCATTCACCAGCTCGACAAACACGGTCCCGAACTCCCGGCCGCATTGCGTTCCGCCTTCGAGTCAATCGAGCCGCGGCACACCGTTGCCGTCTCCTTGGGCGGAGGGCACGTCAGGCGTTATCAGCTGTTCTTCGGCCACCACTTCCTCGGCGCTGCTCATGAAGGTTGA
- a CDS encoding zinc-dependent peptidase, whose protein sequence is MSFWARLATWFDPPEQEPVTFDPAWIAVLEANIPVYARLPAALQQQLHERITGLVHRVHFEACGGLELTDEMVLTIAGQAGMLVLSETGIPFPNLRTVLVYPAAYRATETLHGPAGIVMQREVVRLGQSSTSGTVVLAWNAVQQGARNCFDGHNVTFHEFAHQLDQAHGGGDGIPRLGPAHRYARWTQVITAGHARLERMAAAGKRNVLDVYGATNLAEFFAVATEAFFEKPRQLKRKQPALYAELETFYQLDPATWFSQG, encoded by the coding sequence ATGAGCTTCTGGGCGCGTCTGGCGACGTGGTTTGATCCGCCGGAACAGGAGCCGGTGACGTTTGATCCGGCATGGATCGCCGTGTTGGAGGCCAACATCCCGGTCTACGCCCGCCTGCCCGCCGCGTTGCAGCAGCAGTTGCACGAACGCATCACCGGGCTGGTGCACCGGGTTCATTTCGAAGCCTGCGGCGGGCTCGAACTCACCGACGAAATGGTGCTCACCATTGCCGGTCAGGCGGGGATGTTGGTGCTGAGCGAAACGGGCATCCCGTTCCCCAACCTGCGCACGGTGTTGGTTTATCCGGCGGCGTATCGCGCAACCGAGACGCTGCACGGACCGGCGGGCATCGTCATGCAGCGGGAGGTGGTGCGCCTCGGACAATCGTCGACCAGCGGCACGGTGGTGCTGGCGTGGAACGCCGTGCAGCAGGGAGCGCGCAATTGTTTCGACGGGCACAATGTGACGTTCCACGAATTCGCCCACCAACTCGATCAGGCGCACGGTGGTGGCGACGGCATCCCCCGGCTCGGACCGGCGCACCGTTATGCGCGTTGGACGCAGGTGATTACGGCGGGACACGCCCGCCTCGAACGCATGGCCGCCGCGGGCAAGCGCAACGTGCTCGACGTCTACGGAGCGACCAATCTGGCCGAATTTTTCGCGGTCGCGACGGAGGCGTTTTTCGAAAAGCCGCGGCAGCTCAAACGCAAACAGCCCGCGTTGTATGCGGAGCTCGAAACGTTCTACCAACTCGATCCTGCGACCTGGTTTTCGCAGGGCTAA
- a CDS encoding glycosyltransferase gives MKVDEVKIINVGLAGGLVALVFLRVFPEWEIAVSRWFFDPIIGWPHDAKFVVQAVYHWATLPALIMAIGGLVLALLSLRWRRFVRYRSIGIFLFAAMAMGPGVLVNAVFKEHFHRPRPREIVEFNGTAEFKRLGQVGSGERGASFPSGHASMGFFLTLPYFFFRVRRRGLAWVFLIFGTLSGLAIGMGRVMQGGHFLGDVIASGLIVWVTGRATWTWVTRPKSRAAVPAPLVMPGGSRERSIPGRIAVADRAAYLRERIIAERPLLSVIVPFYNEQDNVSDVLAEIRRRQPAAEIVAVDDGSSDATWEKINAAPDVIGLLHPRNRGQSAAILTGLHHASGEFCVLMDGDGQNDPADIDSLIGAWRDGTADVICGYRLKRRDKLSRVVASRFANAVRRLFLHDGIRDTGCSLKLFHRDVVVLLPRFNGVHRYLPAVFSRAGLRLQEVPVNHRPRSAGISKYTNWKRGLVGLYDLVGVNWLLRRHVVVPVAEVSHARRVVQL, from the coding sequence ATGAAGGTTGACGAGGTGAAAATCATCAACGTTGGGCTCGCTGGCGGTCTCGTCGCGCTCGTTTTCCTCCGAGTTTTTCCGGAATGGGAAATCGCGGTGTCCCGATGGTTCTTTGACCCCATCATCGGCTGGCCGCACGACGCGAAGTTTGTCGTTCAAGCGGTGTATCACTGGGCTACCTTGCCTGCCTTGATAATGGCGATAGGAGGCCTGGTGCTCGCCCTGCTTTCTCTACGGTGGCGTCGATTTGTGCGCTATCGATCAATCGGGATTTTTCTTTTCGCGGCCATGGCAATGGGACCGGGCGTATTGGTGAACGCCGTCTTTAAGGAGCATTTCCATCGCCCGCGTCCGCGTGAAATTGTCGAGTTCAACGGAACCGCCGAATTCAAGCGCTTGGGGCAGGTCGGGAGCGGTGAACGAGGCGCGTCTTTCCCCTCCGGCCATGCGTCGATGGGTTTCTTTCTGACGCTACCTTATTTCTTTTTCCGGGTTCGCCGACGGGGGCTGGCCTGGGTATTTTTGATCTTCGGCACCCTGAGTGGGTTGGCGATCGGCATGGGGCGCGTCATGCAGGGAGGCCATTTTCTGGGAGATGTGATCGCATCCGGGCTGATTGTCTGGGTGACCGGCCGCGCCACTTGGACATGGGTCACCCGCCCGAAATCCCGTGCGGCCGTGCCAGCTCCGCTCGTCATGCCGGGCGGGTCGCGAGAGCGCAGCATTCCCGGCCGCATCGCGGTTGCGGATCGAGCCGCCTATCTCCGCGAACGAATCATCGCGGAAAGGCCACTGCTCTCGGTAATTGTTCCGTTCTACAACGAGCAGGACAACGTCAGTGACGTTCTGGCTGAGATTCGACGCCGTCAACCCGCCGCCGAGATCGTCGCGGTCGATGACGGCAGCTCGGACGCGACGTGGGAGAAGATCAACGCTGCCCCCGATGTGATCGGTTTGCTCCACCCGCGCAACCGGGGACAGAGCGCGGCCATTCTCACGGGCCTTCACCACGCCTCGGGTGAGTTCTGCGTGCTGATGGATGGAGATGGGCAGAACGACCCCGCCGATATTGATTCGCTCATCGGTGCATGGCGCGACGGAACGGCGGACGTGATCTGTGGCTATCGGCTCAAGCGGCGCGACAAGTTGAGTCGCGTCGTGGCTTCACGTTTCGCCAACGCCGTTCGCCGGTTGTTTCTTCATGACGGGATCAGGGACACGGGGTGCTCGCTGAAATTGTTTCATCGCGATGTGGTGGTGCTCTTGCCGCGCTTCAACGGCGTCCATCGCTACCTGCCCGCTGTATTCAGTCGAGCAGGACTCAGGCTACAGGAGGTTCCCGTTAATCACCGCCCCCGGAGTGCGGGCATCTCGAAGTATACCAACTGGAAACGTGGATTGGTCGGCCTCTATGATCTGGTGGGGGTGAACTGGCTGCTCCGTCGCCATGTGGTGGTCCCTGTCGCCGAAGTTTCCCATGCACGACGTGTTGTTCAGCTTTAA
- a CDS encoding redoxin domain-containing protein: MFTIFRLHAKPQWPNAHIPKLRDHVESLSLGPRIRQAVRLLLIATVFGHLSALAGGSSAAPALEVENDQGEITNFLRLYKESNYVVVYFFATATCIDLCVRQSFSFSVNEAALKEYGAVIVGVSVDAADTQREFRKRSDLKFTLIPDLNQDVCNAFGVRRSPFSGKASRQAFVIQQGKIVAHLEGIPVDSYGDAVLQEIQKLSTETFSKKT, encoded by the coding sequence ATGTTCACAATCTTTCGCCTTCATGCGAAGCCTCAGTGGCCCAACGCGCATATCCCTAAGCTTAGGGATCACGTCGAATCGCTGTCGCTTGGCCCTCGCATACGGCAAGCGGTACGCCTACTTTTGATAGCAACGGTTTTCGGACATTTGAGCGCGTTAGCAGGCGGTTCCTCAGCCGCTCCGGCCTTGGAAGTTGAAAACGATCAAGGGGAGATCACTAATTTTTTAAGACTCTATAAAGAGAGTAACTATGTCGTAGTATATTTCTTCGCCACTGCGACATGTATCGATCTTTGTGTAAGACAGTCTTTTTCGTTTTCTGTTAATGAAGCAGCACTGAAGGAATACGGTGCGGTGATTGTAGGTGTTAGTGTTGATGCGGCTGATACGCAGCGAGAGTTTCGTAAAAGAAGCGATCTAAAATTCACGCTTATTCCCGATCTTAACCAAGACGTATGTAATGCTTTTGGGGTTCGTCGATCACCATTTTCAGGTAAGGCTTCTCGCCAGGCTTTCGTGATTCAGCAAGGCAAAATTGTCGCACATTTAGAGGGGATACCCGTTGATAGCTATGGCGATGCTGTATTGCAGGAGATTCAAAAGTTGAGTACCGAGACCTTTAGCAAAAAGACTTAA
- a CDS encoding lipid-A-disaccharide synthase N-terminal domain-containing protein, translating into MHDVLFSFNQWAVTPWKLIGYCGVLLFGGRWIAQLASSAMAGKPTFPRLFWYLSLSGSACLLAYFIWGKNDSVGILSNLMPAFIAAYNLMLDIRHRRRATGVS; encoded by the coding sequence ATGCACGACGTGTTGTTCAGCTTTAACCAGTGGGCGGTCACTCCTTGGAAACTGATCGGCTACTGCGGCGTCCTGCTGTTCGGCGGACGCTGGATCGCTCAATTGGCCAGCTCCGCGATGGCGGGTAAGCCGACGTTTCCTCGTCTTTTCTGGTATTTGAGTTTGAGCGGCAGCGCCTGCTTGCTGGCCTATTTCATCTGGGGAAAAAACGATTCCGTCGGAATTCTCTCCAATCTCATGCCGGCATTCATCGCCGCCTACAATTTGATGTTGGATATCAGACATCGCCGACGTGCGACCGGAGTTTCGTGA
- a CDS encoding ABC transporter permease: protein MLTDLRLALRHLAKARGFALIATFTLAIGIGSSTAMFSTLRALVMHPFDYPESEKIVQVWSGDGWPLSPADFHDLHEQNTSFTDFGVYQPGSVNVGTERAQAVAGVRATSGVLRAFGVQPFRGRFLEPADEVEGAAPVAIVSYGLWQQTFGGTPDLVGQTVRLNSRNVTVVGIMPADFEFAAPWMRTQDCQVWTPYIWGEDEREQRDSHYLCGVARLHNGATVGSADAEIKSIGTQLTALYPDSNTRKEFLVRSLHYEMTNDVGGQVWLLFGAVALVLLVACANVASMLLARSAQRQGEFGVRVALGATRSRLVRLALTESLVLAALGATVGLAFSYGGIEVLKLIAPTSEARKAAIALDAAALLFALGATVLTTLLAGIPPALAAARTSLVGVIRSDARGAVGSRARHHMLRALIIAQIAVAFVLANGAALFSASYFKILEQNQSLSTDLVLSAKLNLRSDAYDDNEDRVRFWSKLTEHLQAIPGVTSVGLTSKLPLEGGSNTNALVNDETYDPTQRRTSVERSSVTTDYFATMGITLLQGRNLTATDDMTEDGHLGVVVNRAFVEKAWPDKSPIGEIFRANQPEDPWYTATVVGVVENVRQWSATAEPQPEMYTTPPRHWGETVHINLRSTQPASFLAPQLRAAITELDHELALENVRTLNQVVNDATAGERAVAGLVNFFMVAALGLVAVGLYGTLSYHIVQRTREIGVRMAIGAMSGDILRLVFGQGLRWVGMGIVIGIAGTFALSSLLTSVAYDMDGITALPLSLSTAAVGTAAVLATWIPAWRASRLNPIQALHMD from the coding sequence ATGCTTACCGACCTTCGCCTTGCCCTGCGCCACCTCGCCAAAGCCCGCGGCTTTGCTCTCATTGCCACCTTCACTCTGGCCATCGGTATCGGCTCCTCGACCGCGATGTTCAGCACATTGCGGGCATTGGTGATGCATCCGTTCGACTACCCGGAGTCCGAAAAAATCGTGCAGGTGTGGTCGGGCGACGGGTGGCCGCTTTCGCCGGCCGACTTTCACGATCTCCATGAGCAGAACACGTCGTTCACGGATTTCGGCGTCTACCAACCGGGGTCGGTCAATGTGGGGACGGAGCGAGCCCAGGCCGTCGCGGGCGTGCGCGCCACCTCCGGGGTGTTGCGGGCTTTCGGCGTGCAACCTTTTCGCGGGAGGTTCCTCGAACCGGCCGATGAGGTCGAGGGGGCAGCCCCGGTGGCCATCGTGAGCTATGGGCTGTGGCAGCAGACGTTTGGCGGCACGCCGGATCTCGTCGGACAAACGGTGCGGCTCAACAGTCGCAATGTGACCGTGGTCGGCATCATGCCGGCCGACTTCGAATTTGCCGCGCCGTGGATGCGCACGCAGGACTGTCAGGTTTGGACGCCCTACATCTGGGGGGAGGATGAGCGGGAGCAGCGCGACAGTCATTATCTGTGCGGAGTCGCGCGGTTGCACAATGGCGCGACGGTCGGGTCCGCCGACGCCGAGATCAAGTCGATCGGCACGCAGCTCACTGCGCTCTACCCCGACAGCAACACGCGCAAGGAATTCCTCGTGCGTTCGCTCCACTACGAGATGACCAACGATGTGGGCGGACAGGTGTGGTTGCTCTTCGGCGCGGTCGCGTTGGTGCTGCTGGTGGCCTGCGCCAACGTGGCTTCGATGTTGCTCGCCCGCAGCGCCCAGCGGCAGGGCGAGTTCGGCGTGCGCGTCGCGTTGGGGGCCACGCGGAGCCGTCTGGTGCGGTTGGCTTTGACCGAGAGTTTGGTGCTGGCTGCGCTCGGTGCCACGGTGGGCCTCGCCTTTTCCTACGGGGGCATCGAGGTGCTCAAGTTGATCGCTCCGACCAGCGAAGCGCGCAAAGCCGCCATCGCTCTCGATGCCGCCGCCCTGCTCTTCGCGTTGGGGGCCACCGTTCTGACCACCTTGCTGGCCGGTATCCCGCCCGCGCTGGCGGCGGCACGCACTTCTCTCGTCGGCGTGATTCGCAGCGATGCGCGCGGCGCGGTGGGTTCGCGGGCGCGGCATCACATGCTGCGCGCCTTGATCATCGCGCAAATCGCGGTCGCCTTCGTATTGGCCAACGGGGCGGCGTTGTTTTCGGCCAGCTACTTCAAGATCCTCGAACAGAACCAATCGCTCAGCACGGACCTCGTGCTATCGGCCAAACTCAACCTGCGCAGCGACGCCTACGACGACAACGAGGACCGGGTGCGTTTCTGGTCTAAACTCACGGAGCACCTGCAGGCCATTCCCGGTGTGACCAGCGTCGGCTTGACCTCAAAATTACCGCTCGAAGGCGGCAGCAATACCAACGCCCTCGTCAACGACGAGACGTATGACCCGACCCAGCGGCGCACGAGCGTGGAGCGTTCCTCGGTCACCACGGATTACTTTGCCACCATGGGCATTACCCTGCTGCAGGGACGCAATCTCACGGCGACGGACGACATGACCGAAGACGGCCATCTCGGGGTCGTGGTCAACCGCGCCTTCGTCGAAAAGGCGTGGCCGGATAAAAGCCCCATTGGCGAGATCTTCCGCGCCAACCAGCCCGAGGACCCGTGGTATACGGCGACGGTGGTCGGCGTGGTCGAAAACGTGCGACAGTGGAGTGCCACCGCCGAGCCGCAGCCCGAGATGTATACGACGCCGCCGCGTCATTGGGGGGAGACCGTGCACATCAATCTGCGTTCGACCCAACCGGCCTCGTTTCTCGCGCCGCAGCTGCGCGCTGCGATCACGGAGCTCGATCATGAACTCGCCCTGGAAAACGTCCGCACGCTCAACCAGGTGGTGAACGATGCCACCGCCGGGGAGCGCGCGGTGGCGGGTCTCGTCAATTTCTTCATGGTCGCCGCCCTCGGACTCGTGGCGGTGGGGCTCTACGGCACGCTCAGCTACCACATCGTGCAACGCACGCGGGAGATCGGGGTGCGCATGGCGATCGGGGCCATGAGCGGGGACATTCTGCGGCTGGTGTTCGGCCAGGGCCTGCGCTGGGTGGGCATGGGCATTGTGATCGGCATCGCGGGCACGTTCGCCCTGAGCAGTCTGCTCACGAGCGTGGCCTACGACATGGACGGCATCACTGCGCTGCCGCTGAGTTTGTCGACGGCGGCCGTCGGCACCGCGGCCGTATTAGCTACCTGGATACCGGCGTGGCGGGCCTCCCGCCTCAACCCCATTCAGGCGTTGCACATGGACTGA
- a CDS encoding helix-turn-helix domain-containing protein has protein sequence MPWKKVSPMDQKMQFVSLAATGRFTVTQLCEDFNISRKTGHKWLSRYAAEGGQGLSNLSRRPRGCSHQTTADPKKGSGLNSCSQIERDG, from the coding sequence ATGCCTTGGAAAAAAGTGTCACCCATGGATCAAAAGATGCAGTTCGTCAGTCTGGCGGCCACCGGCCGCTTCACAGTCACGCAGCTATGCGAGGACTTTAATATCAGTCGCAAGACCGGCCATAAGTGGCTGAGTCGCTACGCTGCCGAAGGCGGCCAAGGATTGAGCAACCTGTCGCGTCGCCCGCGAGGGTGCTCGCACCAAACGACCGCGGACCCAAAAAAAGGGTCTGGTTTAAACTCTTGTAGTCAGATCGAACGAGACGGCTGA
- the rnhA gene encoding ribonuclease HI, translating to MPPPPESSPRIVEMFTDGACESNPGRGGWATLLRWDKREKMLSGGFARTTNNRMELTAVIEGLKALQRPGLKVRVVSDSKYVTEPVTQRWLEKWAAKQFRKAGGLRDNADLWIELRRLLALHDVTFEWIKGHAGHPENENCDELAVLARAQPNLPRDEGYEAPANAAVTNGLSLL from the coding sequence ATGCCGCCACCGCCTGAGTCTTCCCCCCGAATCGTCGAGATGTTTACCGATGGGGCCTGCGAATCCAATCCGGGACGCGGTGGCTGGGCGACTCTGCTGCGGTGGGACAAACGAGAAAAGATGCTCTCGGGCGGCTTCGCCCGAACCACCAACAATCGCATGGAGTTGACCGCCGTCATCGAAGGACTGAAGGCGTTGCAACGGCCCGGGCTCAAAGTGCGGGTCGTGTCCGACTCCAAGTATGTCACCGAACCCGTCACGCAACGCTGGCTGGAAAAATGGGCGGCCAAACAATTTCGCAAAGCGGGAGGACTGCGCGACAACGCCGACCTATGGATTGAGCTGCGACGACTGCTGGCTCTCCACGACGTGACCTTCGAGTGGATCAAGGGCCACGCCGGTCATCCGGAAAACGAAAACTGCGACGAACTCGCCGTGCTCGCCCGCGCCCAACCCAACCTCCCCCGCGACGAAGGTTACGAAGCCCCCGCCAACGCCGCCGTGACCAACGGCCTGAGCCTGCTCTGA